A window from Candidatus Binataceae bacterium encodes these proteins:
- a CDS encoding acetyl-CoA carboxylase carboxyltransferase subunit alpha, which yields MPISNAPLNAIERVRLARNPMRPQTLDYVEALISGFFELHGDRRFADDGAVVAGLGYFGKQEVAVVGHQRGKTTSERIRRNFGSAKPEGYRKAARVFELANRFSLPLITFVDTQGADPGLGAEERGQNEAIAHNLELMARLEVPIICCVIGEGGSGGALAIGVGNVVLMQENACYSVITPEGCAAILWREASEENVAIAASAMKLSAPDLLELGVIDEIIAEPAGGAHTEPAQAAHNLGVAITRHFEPLRRMSPAALRRARESKFAAMGNGFLTKQSVANAGRVG from the coding sequence GTGCCAATATCGAATGCGCCCTTGAACGCGATCGAACGGGTCCGCCTGGCACGCAATCCCATGCGCCCCCAGACCCTCGACTACGTGGAAGCGTTGATCAGCGGATTCTTCGAGCTGCACGGGGACCGTCGGTTCGCCGACGATGGCGCCGTGGTCGCGGGACTCGGTTACTTCGGCAAGCAGGAGGTGGCAGTGGTCGGACATCAGCGCGGCAAGACCACCAGCGAGCGAATCAGGCGCAACTTCGGCTCTGCCAAACCGGAGGGCTATCGGAAGGCGGCGCGCGTCTTCGAGCTCGCCAATCGCTTCAGCCTGCCCCTTATCACCTTCGTCGATACTCAGGGCGCCGACCCGGGCTTGGGCGCGGAGGAACGCGGCCAAAACGAGGCGATCGCGCACAACCTCGAACTGATGGCACGGCTGGAAGTCCCCATCATCTGTTGCGTCATCGGCGAAGGCGGTTCCGGCGGCGCGCTCGCGATCGGAGTCGGGAACGTTGTGTTGATGCAAGAAAACGCCTGCTACTCGGTGATTACGCCGGAAGGCTGCGCGGCGATCCTGTGGCGCGAAGCGAGCGAGGAAAACGTCGCGATTGCAGCGTCGGCAATGAAGCTCTCCGCACCCGACCTTCTTGAACTGGGAGTTATCGACGAGATCATCGCGGAGCCTGCAGGAGGGGCACACACCGAGCCCGCGCAGGCGGCGCACAACCTAGGCGTGGCGATCACTCGCCATTTCGAACCTCTCAGGAGAATGAGCCCCGCAGCGCTGCGCCGCGCGCGAGAAAGCAAGTTTGCCGCGATGGGCAACGGGTTCCTGACCAAGCAAAGCGTTGCCAACGCTGGTCGGGTGGGCTAG